In the Nerophis ophidion isolate RoL-2023_Sa linkage group LG01, RoL_Noph_v1.0, whole genome shotgun sequence genome, one interval contains:
- the LOC133561236 gene encoding uncharacterized protein LOC133561236, with amino-acid sequence MDRNMITVMTGQVVEFFDHDFRELYAISEKLDLFKEFHVSPPASRLATVRSKAGPKRPPLAAATTSRFQVSLGETRNANIQVPAHKYYNPKYSLLYPDAPPPARSLQGPPKGLDLLLIPGTPQVTTSEKLDHLSPLPSEPVEFKKPNGVPPEKKKLSLKHKFSKKLSSSKLSINSTASKAGPAPAVSNGQLEGDDSFEVTVRSPPKLKLLKRPSALGPRADSTQTVDTTQDAMSVKSHRKNKQVCKMS; translated from the exons ATGGACCGCAACATGATCACCGTGATGACGGGCCAGGTGGTGGAGTTCTTCGACCATGACTTCCGCGAGCTCTACGCCATCTCGGAGAAGCTGGACCTCTTCAAGGAGTTCCACGTGAGCCCGCCGGCCAGCAGGCTCGCCACAGTCCGCTCCAAAGCGGGCCCCAAGCGGCCGCCGCTGGCCGCCGCCACCACCTCCCGCTTCCAGGTCAGCTTGGGCGAAACCCGCAACGCCAACATCCAGGTGCCGGCCCACAAGTACTACAACCCCAAGTACTCCCTCCTGTACCCCGACGCCCCGCCGCCCGCCAGGTCTCTGCAGGGGCCCCCCAAGGGCCTGGACCTGCTGCTGATTCCGGGAACGCCGCAAGTCACCACCAGCGAGAAGCTGGACCACCTCAGCCCGCTGCCCTCGGAGCCCGTGGAGTTCAAGAAGCCCAACGGCGTCCCGCCGGAGAAAAAGAAACTGTCGCTGAAGCACAAGTTCTCCAAAAAACTGTCGTCCAGCAAGCTGTCCATCAACAGCACCGCCAGCAAGGCGGGCCCCGCCCCCGCGGTCTCCAACGGTCAGCTGGAGGGCGACGACAGCTTCGAGGTGACGGTCAGGTCGCCTCCAAAGTTGAAGCTGCTCAAGAGGCCGTCCGCCCTGGGACCCAGGGCCGACTCCACGCAGACCGTGGACACCACGCAGGACGCCATGA GTGTGAAGAGTCACCGCAAGAACAAACAAGTGTGTAAAATGTCCTGA